The following proteins are encoded in a genomic region of Notolabrus celidotus isolate fNotCel1 chromosome 19, fNotCel1.pri, whole genome shotgun sequence:
- the cops4 gene encoding COP9 signalosome complex subunit 4 isoform X1, whose amino-acid sequence MATEVRQELAQLMNSTGSHKDLAAKYRQILDKAIQFTEAEQLESLKAFVEAMVNENVSLVISRQLLTDFCTHLPNLPDATAKAVYHFTLEKIQPRVISFEEQVASIRQHLATIYEKEGDWRNAAQVLVGIPLETGQKQYNVDYKLDTYLKIARLYLEDDDPVQAEAYINRASLLQNESSNEQLQIHYKVCYARVLDFRRKFIEAAQRYNELSYKSIVHESERLEALKHALNCTILASAGQQRSRMLATLFKDERCQQLAAYGILEKMYLDRIIRGNQLQEFAAMLMPHQKATTADGSSILDRAVIEHNLLSASKLYNNITFEELGALLEIPPAKAEKIASQMITEGRMNGFIDQIDGIVHFETREPLPTWDKQIQSLCFQVNNLLEKIRQAAPEWAAQAMETQMTQ is encoded by the exons ATGGCGACCGAAGTGCGGCAGGAGCTTGCACAGCTGATGAATTCAACTGGATCTCACAAAGATCTCGCTGCCAA ATATCGACAAATTTTGGACAAGGCCATACAGTTTACAGAAGCAGAGCAACTGGAATCCTTGAAGGCCTTTGTTGAAGCAA TGGTCAATGAAAACGTCAGTCTTGTCATCTCGAGACAGCTGCTCACTGACTTCTGCACACACCTGCCCAACCTGCCAGACGCCACAGCTAAAGCCGTGTACCACTTCACCTTGGAAAAGATTCAGCCAAGGGTCATCTCCTTTGAGGAACAG GTAGCCTCAATCAGACAGCACTTAGCAACAATTTATGAAAAAGAGGGAGACTGGAGAAACGCTGCCCAAGTTTTAGTTGGTATTCCTTTGGAAACAGGACAGAA GCAATATAATGTCGACTATAAGCTGGATACATACCTAAAAATTGCACGGCTCTACTTAGAGGACGATGATCCCGTGCAGGCAGAAGCCTACATCAACAGAGCCTCTTTGCTTCAGAATGAGTCCTCTAACGAACAGCTGCAGATACACTATAAG gTGTGCTACGCCAGAGTCTTAGACTTCAGGAGGAAGTTTATCGAAGCTGCACAAAGATACAACGAGCTGTCGTATAAGTCGATTGTCCATGAGAGTGAACGTCTGGAGGCTCTGAAACACGCCTTGAACTGCACTATACTCGCCTCTGCAG GTCAGCAGCGTTCCCGTATGTTGGCGACTCTCTTTAAAGACGAGCGCTGTCAGCAGCTGGCTGCTTATGGCATTCTGGAGAAGATGTACCTGGATCGAATCATTAGAGGAAACCAGCTGCAGGAGTTCGCTGCCATGTTGATGCCTCACCAGAAAGCTACCACAGCAGACG GCTCCAGCATCCTGGACAGAGCTGTGATTGAACACAACCTCCTGTCTGCTAGCAAACTCTACAACAACATCACTTTTGAAGAACTAGGAGCACTTTTAGAAATCCCTCCAGCCAAG GCTGAGAAAATAGCTTCCCAGATGATCACAGAAGGACGCATGAACGGATTCATCGACCAGATAGACGGCATTGTACACTTTGAGA CTCGTGAACCTCTTCCTACCTGGGACAAACAGAtccagtctctgtgtttccaagTCAACAACCTGTTAGAAAAGATCCGCCAGGCCGCTCCGGAGTGGGCCGCGCAGGCGATGGAGACCCAGATGACCCAGTAA
- the cops4 gene encoding COP9 signalosome complex subunit 4 isoform X2 yields the protein MVNENVSLVISRQLLTDFCTHLPNLPDATAKAVYHFTLEKIQPRVISFEEQVASIRQHLATIYEKEGDWRNAAQVLVGIPLETGQKQYNVDYKLDTYLKIARLYLEDDDPVQAEAYINRASLLQNESSNEQLQIHYKVCYARVLDFRRKFIEAAQRYNELSYKSIVHESERLEALKHALNCTILASAGQQRSRMLATLFKDERCQQLAAYGILEKMYLDRIIRGNQLQEFAAMLMPHQKATTADGSSILDRAVIEHNLLSASKLYNNITFEELGALLEIPPAKAEKIASQMITEGRMNGFIDQIDGIVHFETREPLPTWDKQIQSLCFQVNNLLEKIRQAAPEWAAQAMETQMTQ from the exons A TGGTCAATGAAAACGTCAGTCTTGTCATCTCGAGACAGCTGCTCACTGACTTCTGCACACACCTGCCCAACCTGCCAGACGCCACAGCTAAAGCCGTGTACCACTTCACCTTGGAAAAGATTCAGCCAAGGGTCATCTCCTTTGAGGAACAG GTAGCCTCAATCAGACAGCACTTAGCAACAATTTATGAAAAAGAGGGAGACTGGAGAAACGCTGCCCAAGTTTTAGTTGGTATTCCTTTGGAAACAGGACAGAA GCAATATAATGTCGACTATAAGCTGGATACATACCTAAAAATTGCACGGCTCTACTTAGAGGACGATGATCCCGTGCAGGCAGAAGCCTACATCAACAGAGCCTCTTTGCTTCAGAATGAGTCCTCTAACGAACAGCTGCAGATACACTATAAG gTGTGCTACGCCAGAGTCTTAGACTTCAGGAGGAAGTTTATCGAAGCTGCACAAAGATACAACGAGCTGTCGTATAAGTCGATTGTCCATGAGAGTGAACGTCTGGAGGCTCTGAAACACGCCTTGAACTGCACTATACTCGCCTCTGCAG GTCAGCAGCGTTCCCGTATGTTGGCGACTCTCTTTAAAGACGAGCGCTGTCAGCAGCTGGCTGCTTATGGCATTCTGGAGAAGATGTACCTGGATCGAATCATTAGAGGAAACCAGCTGCAGGAGTTCGCTGCCATGTTGATGCCTCACCAGAAAGCTACCACAGCAGACG GCTCCAGCATCCTGGACAGAGCTGTGATTGAACACAACCTCCTGTCTGCTAGCAAACTCTACAACAACATCACTTTTGAAGAACTAGGAGCACTTTTAGAAATCCCTCCAGCCAAG GCTGAGAAAATAGCTTCCCAGATGATCACAGAAGGACGCATGAACGGATTCATCGACCAGATAGACGGCATTGTACACTTTGAGA CTCGTGAACCTCTTCCTACCTGGGACAAACAGAtccagtctctgtgtttccaagTCAACAACCTGTTAGAAAAGATCCGCCAGGCCGCTCCGGAGTGGGCCGCGCAGGCGATGGAGACCCAGATGACCCAGTAA
- the LOC117831223 gene encoding placenta-specific gene 8 protein-like, whose translation MAVTNQPGRFQPSEFQTGVCDFCDDCGTCFYGLCCYCCLGCSIASDMDECCLCGLGMPIRSVYRARYNISGSMCNDFMVTWCCPVCATCQLKRDIDRRKEQGIF comes from the exons GGACGATTCCAGCCTTCTGAATTTCAGACCGGCGTGTGTGATTTCTGTGACGACTGTGGAACTT GTTTCTACGGTctctgctgctactgctgcctCGGCTGCTCCATCGCCAGTGACATGGACGAGTGCTGCCTGTGTGGACTGGGCATGCCGATCCGCAGCGTTTATAGGGCCAGATACAACATCAGT GGCTCCATGTGTAACGACTTCATGGTGACCTGGTGCTGCCCGGTCTGTGCCACCtgccagctgaagagagacatcgACCGCAGGAAGGAGCAGGGCATTTTCTGA